From Crassaminicella indica, one genomic window encodes:
- a CDS encoding alanyl-tRNA editing protein, with protein sequence MTKKLFYDNIYQKEFTANIASVKEIDGKFHIELNQTAFYPEGGGQPCDKGTIEGLEVSYVYEKNNKIYHIIDREPPKLHLLKCAINWERRFDHMQQHLGQHILSACFHKLFDAKTVGFHLGNEFVTIDITLNNISPVQIEKVEYFANQVVFNNLHVKQLYPTASKLSELPLRKPPKVKENIRIIEIDQFDFSPCCGTHSSHTGEVGVIKIRKWEKIRGNIRIEFVCGNRALKDFYWKNDTINKISKLLSVKDIDALSGVERIFSQYNSQKKEIRKLKEQLLDYEASTFYQSAYIVNNIKIINNIFDNRNFEDIRNLAAKIVSKPDVIVLFGLKNEKAQMILSCSKEIDINMTKVFKEVCPIINGRGGGNAHTAQGGGDQTSKLEEALKTAQDIIIHQYLV encoded by the coding sequence TTGACAAAAAAATTATTCTACGACAATATATATCAAAAAGAGTTTACTGCAAATATTGCTTCAGTAAAAGAAATAGATGGAAAATTTCATATTGAATTAAACCAAACTGCCTTTTATCCAGAAGGAGGCGGTCAACCATGCGATAAAGGAACTATAGAAGGTCTTGAAGTATCTTATGTATATGAAAAAAACAACAAAATTTATCATATAATAGACAGAGAGCCTCCTAAGCTTCATCTTTTAAAATGTGCAATTAACTGGGAAAGACGTTTTGATCATATGCAGCAGCATTTAGGACAACATATTTTATCTGCTTGCTTTCATAAACTATTTGATGCAAAAACAGTTGGATTTCATTTAGGAAATGAATTTGTAACAATTGACATCACATTAAACAATATATCTCCTGTTCAAATTGAAAAAGTTGAGTACTTTGCTAATCAAGTAGTATTTAACAATCTTCACGTAAAACAATTATATCCAACAGCTTCAAAGCTTTCTGAACTTCCTCTCAGGAAGCCTCCTAAAGTTAAAGAAAATATTCGCATTATAGAAATAGACCAGTTTGATTTTTCTCCTTGTTGTGGAACCCATTCATCACATACAGGAGAAGTAGGAGTTATTAAAATTAGAAAATGGGAAAAAATACGAGGAAATATTCGTATAGAATTTGTGTGTGGTAATCGTGCCCTTAAAGATTTTTACTGGAAAAATGATACTATAAATAAAATATCTAAGCTATTATCCGTAAAGGACATAGATGCATTGAGCGGTGTAGAAAGAATATTTTCTCAATATAATTCACAGAAAAAAGAGATTAGGAAATTAAAAGAACAACTATTAGACTATGAAGCATCCACCTTTTATCAAAGTGCCTATATAGTAAATAATATTAAAATTATTAACAATATCTTTGATAACAGAAATTTTGAAGATATAAGAAACTTAGCAGCAAAAATTGTCTCAAAACCTGATGTAATTGTTTTATTCGGTTTAAAAAATGAAAAAGCCCAAATGATATTAAGCTGTTCTAAGGAAATAGATATTAATATGACAAAAGTATTTAAAGAAGTATGTCCTATCATTAATGGACGAGGTGGAGGAAATGCACATACAGCACAAGGTGGTGGCGATCAAACATCAAAGCTTGAAGAAGCATTAAAAACAGCTCAAGATATTATCATTCATCAATATTTAGTATAA
- a CDS encoding Na+/H+ antiporter NhaC family protein — protein sequence MKNNRSFKHIYIIFAVSMGAIAACIIKSIPLFYGFFIGVFFSIIVFMRNGFSFTALIKMILKGIKECFSVYIIVLLMGSIISVWIASGTVPTMIYYGFDYIVHMNYLLACFMIMVVISFAMGTAFGTISTIGIALLGIGKGLSIPEPILLGAIISGAFIADKISPISALVNLTIKTIDINYKDFFKNMLATLIPTLIVSAIIYYILGKSFTGEVDVSTLKAYQRNIFNTFTISPALLLFPITMIILAVVGVKVIPNMTFGLLGGICISIFFQGIQIKELMHAILFGYHARTGIEELDGILRGGGILPMIEVIFIIIGAVALSSIFEGTNTIAPMIDKMASNIKTKGALIARTSILSIVLTTVACDQTIGILLPGKFLKAKYEEFKIKKTILARSIADTGTTIAPLIPWNVNSIIITVITGVGATAYGLYTVLCYVSPVITILFGYLFVNKKEEFGNF from the coding sequence ATGAAAAATAATCGATCATTTAAGCACATTTATATCATATTTGCTGTAAGTATGGGCGCTATTGCAGCTTGTATCATAAAGAGTATACCTTTGTTTTATGGATTTTTTATAGGTGTATTTTTTTCTATAATTGTATTTATGAGAAATGGTTTTTCTTTTACTGCTTTAATTAAGATGATTTTAAAAGGTATAAAAGAATGTTTTTCAGTATATATCATTGTACTCCTTATGGGATCAATTATATCTGTTTGGATTGCTTCAGGAACTGTACCTACTATGATTTATTATGGATTTGATTATATTGTACATATGAATTATTTACTTGCATGTTTTATGATTATGGTAGTGATATCATTTGCTATGGGAACAGCTTTTGGAACTATTAGTACGATAGGAATTGCTCTACTTGGAATAGGAAAAGGGTTATCAATACCAGAGCCTATCCTTTTAGGAGCTATTATTTCAGGTGCTTTTATTGCTGATAAAATATCTCCTATTAGTGCATTGGTTAATCTTACTATTAAAACAATAGATATAAATTATAAAGATTTTTTTAAAAATATGTTAGCCACATTGATTCCTACTCTCATAGTTAGTGCTATTATTTATTATATTTTAGGAAAAAGTTTTACAGGAGAGGTAGATGTTTCAACATTAAAAGCTTATCAAAGGAATATTTTTAATACTTTTACTATTTCACCAGCATTATTGTTGTTCCCTATTACGATGATTATTTTAGCTGTTGTAGGTGTAAAGGTTATTCCGAATATGACTTTTGGTTTATTAGGTGGGATATGTATTAGTATATTTTTTCAAGGAATCCAGATAAAGGAATTGATGCATGCTATATTATTTGGATATCATGCGCGGACAGGAATAGAGGAATTAGATGGGATTTTGAGGGGTGGAGGAATTCTTCCAATGATTGAGGTGATTTTTATTATTATAGGTGCTGTTGCTTTAAGCAGTATATTTGAAGGTACGAATACAATTGCTCCAATGATAGATAAAATGGCATCAAATATAAAAACAAAAGGAGCTTTGATTGCAAGAACTTCTATATTAAGTATTGTTTTAACAACAGTTGCTTGTGATCAAACAATAGGAATTCTTTTGCCAGGAAAGTTTTTAAAAGCTAAATATGAAGAATTTAAAATAAAGAAAACGATTCTTGCTAGAAGTATAGCAGATACAGGGACAACTATAGCACCTTTGATTCCCTGGAATGTAAATTCAATTATTATTACAGTTATAACAGGTGTAGGAGCAACAGCGTATGGATTATATACTGTATTATGTTATGTTTCTCCTGTGATAACTATTTTATTTGGTTACTTATTTGTGAATAAAAAAGAGGAATTTGGGAATTTTTAA
- the tnpB gene encoding IS66 family insertion sequence element accessory protein TnpB (TnpB, as the term is used for proteins encoded by IS66 family insertion elements, is considered an accessory protein, since TnpC, encoded by a neighboring gene, is a DDE family transposase.), with amino-acid sequence MGATDLRKSIDGLSIIVQTQFQLDPFEKALFVFCNRQMNKLKILHFDDGFWLYYHSLERNKFKWPISKEEGLKVTVEELRWLLKGY; translated from the coding sequence ATCGGGGCTACTGATCTTAGGAAAAGTATTGATGGATTAAGTATCATTGTTCAAACTCAGTTTCAGCTAGATCCTTTTGAAAAGGCACTATTTGTTTTTTGTAATAGACAGATGAATAAGCTTAAAATACTACATTTTGATGATGGATTTTGGTTATACTACCATAGCTTAGAAAGAAATAAGTTTAAATGGCCTATTTCAAAAGAAGAAGGCCTTAAAGTTACAGTAGAAGAATTAAGATGGCTGCTTAAAGGATACTAA
- the tnpC gene encoding IS66 family transposase yields the protein MWLYKSPSKKAPIVLYDYQKTRSGSYPKNFLKGFAGVIQTDGYTCYNQIENVKRIYCLVHIRRKFHEIIVNLNEEALKESRALIGFNSCAKLYEIEKKLREEHSEKEDYYDIRYKTRLEKSKPIIEEFMDYVDKEIKDAVPRSPLGKALEYTKKLLPNFLIFLENGTLEIDNNGAERSIKPFVMGRKNCLFSASSKGAASSAPLYSIIETAKLNHLAVEKYLLYLMDELSKLQNKDKSSLLKLLPWASELPKELKIELKKINPVRDNSPTGLNFIRY from the coding sequence ATGTGGCTTTATAAATCTCCAAGTAAAAAAGCCCCAATAGTCCTTTATGACTATCAAAAGACAAGGTCAGGTTCTTACCCTAAGAACTTTTTAAAAGGTTTTGCTGGGGTTATTCAAACAGATGGTTATACATGTTATAATCAGATTGAAAATGTAAAAAGGATATATTGTCTAGTTCACATAAGAAGAAAATTTCATGAAATCATAGTAAATCTAAATGAAGAAGCCCTCAAAGAATCACGAGCATTAATAGGGTTTAATTCTTGTGCCAAGCTTTATGAAATCGAAAAAAAGCTTAGAGAAGAGCATAGTGAAAAAGAAGATTACTATGATATACGTTATAAAACAAGACTTGAAAAATCTAAGCCAATAATAGAAGAATTTATGGATTATGTAGATAAAGAAATAAAAGATGCAGTGCCTAGAAGCCCACTAGGAAAAGCGCTAGAATACACAAAGAAGCTTTTACCAAATTTCCTTATCTTTTTAGAAAATGGAACACTTGAAATAGATAATAATGGAGCTGAAAGATCCATAAAGCCATTTGTAATGGGTCGTAAAAACTGTCTCTTTTCAGCATCATCAAAAGGAGCAGCTTCAAGTGCACCGCTTTATAGTATTATAGAAACAGCAAAGCTTAATCACCTAGCAGTAGAAAAATATCTACTATACTTGATGGATGAATTATCAAAGCTTCAAAACAAAGATAAATCATCTTTATTGAAACTTCTTCCTTGGGCCAGTGAACTCCCAAAAGAACTAAAAATTGAACTAAAAAAAATCAATCCAGTAAGAGATAATTCTCCTACTGGATTAAATTTTATCAGGTATTAA
- a CDS encoding transposase: protein MYGLVAVHNNKSISSISKAILSDKDSSCIYKFLSKSKWDGKILNRNRTANLNLFLEQHTKSNSVGFLIIDDTVNSKPEAKKIERLDYHFSHAEGKNIWFHYVVTSNFVVRDIKYRSRICEKF from the coding sequence ATGTATGGTCTAGTGGCTGTACATAACAATAAGTCAATCTCTTCAATTTCTAAGGCTATCTTATCAGATAAAGATAGTAGCTGTATTTATAAGTTTTTAAGCAAGTCAAAGTGGGATGGTAAGATTCTAAACAGAAATCGAACAGCAAATTTGAATCTTTTTTTAGAGCAACATACCAAATCTAATTCCGTAGGATTTCTAATAATTGATGATACTGTTAATTCCAAGCCAGAAGCTAAGAAGATAGAAAGATTAGACTATCACTTTTCTCATGCAGAAGGCAAGAATATTTGGTTCCACTATGTAGTTACTTCTAATTTTGTTGTAAGAGATATTAAATATCGCTCAAGAATTTGTGAGAAATTTTAA
- a CDS encoding S41 family peptidase produces the protein MKLTKKTIILGLISITIIFSIAYILNNLKFISTTEQSTDSKKIKNTKYTLNDLPKDIIKHIKSNRITSDLSKEEMKENFKKCLYKYTSLDEGLDKIPKNDQIKGNPSDSLLTQQNMLKYEECVEDINYLFTNLKYGYPGYEYFGGDDRFNKSKSKILKEINQFKDENERIETIQFNLIVIRNLKFIKDGHFIVNYMPLTNTTYTFMNINNSILKDRDNYYIKDNNKMYSIVSIEEKDPSYYIKPSLDDDGKIIYKIVYLKDVINSALYINMVLNDEESEILKKVKLKRVIPPSKKIKLKNYIFKKIQGIPIFKVTSFGKELKSFQEDGLRYSDENIAILDLRGNKGGAIFDGCKWISNFTNNKVDSFKLIKSALLTKVCKKRISDNFTTNNNLKKVDLKDFYAGIDSSNLVGWSKIRIPELGYLKNDKIIIVLFDKNTASASENMISTLSKMDNTIFIGMNSAGALNIPGLGINILPNSKLTVQFGSFILMEPDFVWRDGIGYFPDFWVESDDALDKAIRFINNYIKK, from the coding sequence ATGAAATTAACAAAAAAAACAATTATTTTAGGGCTTATTAGTATAACAATTATTTTTAGTATAGCATATATCTTAAATAATCTAAAATTTATTTCTACCACTGAGCAATCAACTGATAGTAAAAAGATAAAAAACACAAAATATACACTCAATGATCTTCCAAAAGATATTATTAAACATATTAAGTCCAATAGAATCACTAGTGATTTATCTAAAGAAGAGATGAAAGAAAATTTTAAAAAATGTTTATATAAATATACTAGCTTAGATGAAGGATTAGATAAGATTCCTAAGAATGATCAAATTAAAGGAAATCCTTCAGACTCCTTATTAACTCAACAGAATATGCTTAAATATGAAGAATGTGTGGAAGATATAAACTATCTTTTTACAAATCTAAAGTATGGATATCCTGGATATGAATATTTTGGTGGAGATGACAGATTTAATAAATCAAAAAGTAAAATCTTAAAAGAAATAAACCAATTTAAAGATGAAAATGAAAGAATAGAGACAATTCAATTCAATTTAATTGTTATTAGGAATTTAAAATTCATTAAGGATGGACATTTTATAGTAAATTATATGCCTCTTACTAATACTACATATACATTTATGAATATAAATAATTCTATTTTAAAAGATCGTGATAATTACTATATAAAAGATAACAACAAAATGTACTCCATAGTATCTATTGAAGAAAAAGATCCATCCTATTATATAAAGCCATCTCTTGATGATGATGGAAAAATTATATATAAAATTGTGTATTTAAAAGATGTTATAAATTCTGCATTATACATTAATATGGTTCTTAATGATGAAGAATCAGAAATTCTAAAGAAAGTGAAACTTAAAAGGGTAATTCCCCCCTCAAAGAAAATAAAATTGAAAAACTATATATTTAAAAAAATTCAAGGTATACCAATATTTAAAGTTACTTCTTTTGGAAAAGAATTAAAATCATTTCAAGAGGACGGTTTGAGATATTCAGATGAGAATATTGCCATATTAGATTTAAGAGGTAATAAAGGAGGTGCAATCTTTGATGGTTGTAAATGGATTTCGAACTTTACTAATAATAAGGTAGATTCTTTTAAACTTATTAAGTCTGCATTACTTACTAAAGTTTGTAAAAAGCGAATATCTGATAACTTTACTACAAATAACAACCTGAAAAAAGTAGACCTAAAGGATTTTTATGCTGGTATTGATTCCTCTAATTTAGTTGGTTGGTCAAAAATAAGGATTCCTGAATTAGGATACTTGAAAAATGATAAGATTATTATTGTTCTCTTTGACAAAAATACTGCATCAGCTAGTGAAAACATGATTAGTACGTTAAGTAAAATGGATAACACCATTTTCATAGGAATGAATTCAGCTGGTGCATTAAATATACCTGGTCTAGGGATTAACATTCTTCCAAATTCTAAGTTAACAGTTCAATTTGGATCTTTCATATTAATGGAACCAGACTTTGTTTGGAGAGATGGCATTGGATATTTCCCTGATTTTTGGGTTGAATCTGATGATGCTTTAGATAAAGCCATTAGGTTTATAAATAATTATATAAAGAAATAA
- a CDS encoding helix-turn-helix domain-containing protein, translating into MYIRDRKSQRQISKETGISRDTLRKYIRKYENKLIELGKINKGDDMNKVDLI; encoded by the coding sequence ATGTATATAAGAGATCGCAAATCTCAAAGACAAATAAGTAAAGAAACTGGTATATCTAGAGACACCCTAAGAAAATACATCAGAAAATATGAAAACAAATTAATAGAACTAGGAAAAATCAACAAAGGAGATGATATGAATAAGGTGGACCTTATATGA
- the tnpA gene encoding IS66 family insertion sequence element accessory protein TnpA, with protein sequence MKEESPAIDREDILNRFSLHKGTIRSFCKKNNISIHQLYYRRKNIKKKDHQVFHAVNLKEKTSKNVSTTSTSYPTNSIKIEIGKAKIYIQNNDKASISSVLEAIMKTC encoded by the coding sequence ATGAAAGAAGAATCACCAGCTATTGACAGGGAAGATATTTTAAATAGATTTTCTTTACATAAAGGAACTATTAGGTCTTTTTGCAAAAAAAATAACATTAGCATCCATCAACTATATTACAGAAGAAAAAATATCAAAAAGAAAGATCATCAGGTATTTCATGCTGTCAACCTTAAAGAAAAAACTTCTAAAAACGTATCTACTACATCTACATCGTATCCAACAAATAGTATTAAAATTGAGATAGGAAAAGCCAAAATATATATTCAAAATAATGACAAGGCTTCAATATCATCCGTTTTGGAAGCGATTATGAAGACATGTTAA
- a CDS encoding sensor histidine kinase: MKIFNIYMLIITILLQLTVILMFNTSIETATSLENLKRCIPFFNLLIMILTFFVIFSIKKINEYRNKEIENKLLKTYLSNVESILTLFRKQRHSYINHIQTIKSMSYLEEYNDLIDYLEGISEEYRNVSELIRVGNPALTALLNIKKEIAEKKGVNVYIKCKYKTNFEWIRPWDLCDMVGNLIDNAIEGATILTNSKKWIKVKIDKSENKYILQIENTGKLDKNIPTEELFKAGISTKNATSRGYGLYIVKQIVEKYHGTVSIEETEDETVLVTLVLIEGVQENVEKII, from the coding sequence TTGAAAATATTTAACATTTATATGCTTATTATTACGATTCTTTTACAACTAACAGTAATTTTAATGTTTAATACATCTATTGAAACTGCTACATCCCTTGAAAATCTCAAAAGGTGTATACCATTTTTCAACTTATTAATAATGATTTTAACTTTTTTTGTTATTTTTTCTATAAAAAAAATAAATGAATATAGAAACAAAGAAATTGAAAATAAATTATTAAAAACCTACTTAAGTAATGTAGAAAGTATACTTACTTTATTTCGAAAACAAAGACATAGCTATATCAACCATATACAAACCATAAAATCTATGAGCTATTTAGAAGAGTATAATGATTTAATAGATTATTTAGAAGGGATTTCAGAAGAATATAGAAATGTTTCTGAATTAATCAGAGTAGGAAATCCAGCTCTTACAGCTTTATTGAATATAAAAAAGGAAATTGCAGAAAAAAAAGGCGTGAATGTATATATTAAGTGTAAATACAAAACAAATTTTGAATGGATTAGACCTTGGGATCTTTGTGATATGGTAGGGAATTTAATAGATAATGCAATTGAAGGGGCTACGATACTCACTAATTCCAAAAAATGGATAAAAGTAAAAATCGATAAATCTGAAAATAAATATATCTTACAAATAGAGAATACAGGAAAATTAGATAAAAATATTCCTACAGAAGAGTTATTTAAAGCAGGTATTTCTACTAAAAATGCGACCAGCCGAGGGTACGGACTATATATCGTAAAACAAATCGTTGAAAAATATCATGGAACTGTAAGCATAGAAGAAACAGAAGATGAAACCGTATTGGTAACATTAGTGCTAATAGAAGGAGTACAAGAAAATGTTGAAAAGATTATCTGA
- a CDS encoding accessory gene regulator ArgB-like protein: MLKRLSDTIAIYISKNLKSDRDKIEIYSYGLQIFLGTAFEIIFIIITAYLLNTLKSTIVVLVSFILFRRLLGGTHCTIYRNCFFVSGFSMLLLGFIGDQVVLSSKYLFVLLGLAYIFSVIQTIRYIPMGTEKKMIKNSNTRLKIKIQTILLLSFWMIIIYLLKDKVSSKYIFSSLLGVIGAFFFSTPFSYKIINHLEIYLNFLTKGGKKQNV, translated from the coding sequence ATGTTGAAAAGATTATCTGATACAATAGCTATTTACATAAGCAAAAATTTAAAAAGTGATAGGGATAAAATAGAGATTTATTCCTATGGACTACAAATATTTTTAGGAACAGCTTTCGAAATCATATTTATTATTATTACTGCTTATTTGCTTAATACCTTAAAATCTACAATTGTTGTATTAGTGTCTTTTATTCTTTTTAGAAGGTTATTAGGGGGGACTCACTGCACTATTTATAGAAACTGTTTTTTTGTAAGTGGGTTTAGTATGCTTTTATTAGGATTTATAGGTGATCAAGTAGTCTTATCATCTAAATACTTATTCGTTTTACTTGGATTAGCTTATATATTCTCTGTCATACAAACCATTAGATATATTCCAATGGGAACAGAGAAGAAAATGATAAAAAATTCAAATACTCGTTTAAAAATCAAAATACAAACAATACTACTTTTAAGTTTTTGGATGATCATCATTTATTTATTAAAAGATAAAGTTTCATCAAAATATATATTTTCTAGTTTATTAGGGGTAATTGGTGCATTTTTCTTTAGCACCCCTTTTAGTTATAAAATCATTAATCATTTAGAAATTTACTTGAATTTCTTAACAAAAGGAGGAAAAAAACAAAATGTTTAA
- a CDS encoding cyclic lactone autoinducer peptide: protein MFKSMRRNLLALVAGVVTMVAMTGVSTACTWGVYEPEIPESIRKEL from the coding sequence ATGTTTAAATCAATGAGAAGAAATTTATTAGCTCTTGTTGCTGGGGTAGTCACTATGGTAGCTATGACAGGTGTAAGTACTGCATGTACATGGGGAGTTTACGAGCCTGAAATACCTGAAAGTATTAGAAAGGAACTTTAA
- a CDS encoding LytR/AlgR family response regulator transcription factor — translation MNILICDDDLYTRKMLEKIVSQNPFVDTVFLAKDGVEAINMIKNESIDIALMDIDMPNLDGIDAAKMMSNLSSKTRFIFITAYMEHAIESFSVHPYDYLLKPIDISKFKYTLNNLIIIVMEDFKENGIRKITIKDKSKISVVPLKEILYFEKVDRDVLVHTQKEEYTLSKTLTELEDKLNSSFCRVHQSFIVNIEKIKTITNMGNRSYQIEFTGSEKTALMSRYKFEKLKKIVIF, via the coding sequence ATGAATATATTAATATGTGATGATGATCTATATACAAGAAAAATGCTAGAAAAAATAGTATCACAAAATCCTTTTGTAGATACTGTTTTTCTTGCAAAGGATGGCGTAGAAGCAATTAATATGATTAAAAATGAATCTATTGATATTGCATTAATGGATATTGATATGCCTAATCTAGATGGCATAGATGCAGCAAAAATGATGAGTAATTTATCTTCTAAAACTAGATTTATTTTTATTACTGCGTATATGGAGCATGCTATTGAATCTTTTAGCGTACATCCTTATGATTATCTTTTAAAGCCAATAGATATTTCAAAATTTAAATATACACTTAATAATCTTATAATCATTGTTATGGAGGATTTTAAAGAGAATGGTATTAGAAAGATTACTATAAAAGATAAAAGTAAAATATCTGTTGTTCCACTAAAAGAGATATTATATTTTGAAAAGGTAGATAGGGATGTATTGGTACATACTCAAAAAGAAGAGTATACCTTAAGTAAAACATTAACTGAACTAGAAGATAAACTTAATAGTAGTTTTTGTAGAGTGCATCAATCGTTTATAGTAAATATAGAAAAAATAAAGACAATTACAAATATGGGAAACAGATCTTATCAAATTGAATTTACAGGATCTGAAAAAACTGCTTTAATGAGTAGATATAAGTTTGAGAAGTTAAAGAAGATTGTAATTTTTTAG
- a CDS encoding transposase, with protein sequence MLSTDTELSNKAILKYYSNRWEIEILFLYLKDRLRLKHYQMRKLKGLTRFWMVVYLAYTLLEIYRARVNQEKSKLTLGDIIQLFKGDTFKYIIIWTYILASININLYESYKIFGLTP encoded by the coding sequence ATTTTATCTACCGACACAGAGCTTAGTAACAAAGCCATTTTAAAGTATTATTCTAATCGTTGGGAAATAGAAATATTATTTCTATATCTCAAAGACAGATTAAGATTAAAGCATTATCAAATGCGTAAACTAAAAGGCCTTACAAGGTTTTGGATGGTTGTATATTTAGCCTACACTTTGTTAGAGATCTATCGAGCTAGAGTAAATCAAGAAAAATCTAAGCTAACGCTTGGAGATATAATACAGTTATTTAAAGGGGATACCTTTAAGTATATAATTATATGGACATATATATTAGCTTCAATTAATATCAACTTGTATGAATCATATAAAATCTTTGGGCTAACGCCCTAG
- a CDS encoding IS3 family transposase: MTKKSQAKGKAPGRAIPGYSKTNNGKKVSDEQIKEYIIQIIEDEGYSYGYLKLTYALRRNCNLIINKKKVYRLCKELNILKQQRKIKPKYPRKLAKNRIVTGSNQLWEIDIKYGYIAGEDRFFYIMSMIDVADRNIIAYHIGLSCTAEDGIRVIKTALLKRQLYDVKSKPIIRSDNGPQYISNAYNTACKDLNIEHERIPYNTPNMNAYIEAYHRILEDECLGINEFENYAQAYREVNEFVKKYNTKRIHSSTKFMPPNEYYEYLQNTNEKVHIAL; encoded by the coding sequence GTGACAAAAAAATCTCAAGCGAAAGGTAAAGCTCCTGGACGAGCTATACCAGGATATTCAAAAACCAATAATGGGAAAAAGGTATCCGATGAACAAATCAAGGAATATATTATTCAAATTATTGAAGACGAAGGATATTCCTACGGTTACTTAAAATTAACATATGCGTTGAGAAGAAATTGCAATTTAATCATAAACAAGAAAAAAGTATACAGGCTTTGCAAAGAGCTGAACATATTAAAACAACAAAGAAAAATCAAACCAAAATATCCAAGAAAACTCGCAAAAAATAGAATTGTTACAGGATCTAATCAACTATGGGAAATAGATATAAAATATGGATATATAGCAGGCGAAGATAGATTTTTTTACATTATGAGCATGATAGATGTAGCTGATCGAAACATTATTGCATACCATATAGGTCTTAGTTGCACAGCAGAAGATGGAATTAGAGTGATTAAAACAGCATTACTAAAAAGACAATTATATGATGTTAAAAGCAAGCCTATTATTCGATCAGATAATGGCCCTCAATATATTAGCAATGCTTACAATACTGCTTGTAAAGATTTAAATATAGAACATGAAAGAATTCCATATAATACGCCAAACATGAATGCATATATAGAAGCATATCATCGTATCTTAGAAGATGAGTGTTTAGGAATCAATGAATTTGAAAATTATGCTCAAGCTTATAGAGAAGTTAATGAGTTCGTCAAAAAATATAATACGAAAAGAATCCATTCATCTACAAAGTTTATGCCTCCAAATGAGTATTATGAATATTTACAGAATACAAATGAGAAAGTTCATATTGCGCTATAA